One Littorina saxatilis isolate snail1 linkage group LG10, US_GU_Lsax_2.0, whole genome shotgun sequence DNA window includes the following coding sequences:
- the LOC138978084 gene encoding uncharacterized protein, whose translation MFWVLLTTLLSLTTALQWTDSLTNNTVMTVCSASDIHLPWNFTLSPDERIEDIKWIYRAEDGSDELIAIFAAGQIITTPAYTGRVQWTGQGGIVVSQAESGNYSVVVSTGDTALPLARFFKTVSVQVTDPPIVESGKLHVLQKSVVYDNTTGQWRLVVTCGDFTFLGHPRVHVIWTTPDGHTVESSSEHNGTFRLLLPNPPSGGNYTCSLPPLSPATRCLPPLSPLLEGATVTVDEVKVSFALLEARQGETEARLEAKQRETEARLEAKQRETEARLEAKQRETEARLEARLRETEAKEQNMSSENARLQAELDAVKKENDQQNNTTETLKARLATATVRVSFHAMLTSDFTSSGPLTPFTVITNEGNDFSCATGIFIAPRKGTYFFAASAGTDSSDKYMDMFLLKDGVAVSRALARQYSGYHTMGSVQATLYLTAGQRVWLHSGRSDSYYFSAFTSFTGFLLLADD comes from the exons ATGTTTTGGGTTCTTCTTACAACGCTTCTCTCTT TGACCACAGCTCTCCAGTGGACCGACTCGCTGACCAACAACACAGTGATGACCGTGTGTTCCGCCAGCGACATACACCTTCCCTGGAACTTCACCCTGTCACCTGACGAGCGTATCGAGGACATCAAATGGATCTACCGGGCGGAGGACGGCTCTGACGAACTCATCGCCATCTTTGCTGCCGGTCAGATCATCACAACGCCAGCTTACACTGGCCGCGTGCAGTGGACTGGTCAGGGAGGGATCGTGGTCAGTCAGGCTGAGTCCGGTAACTACTCTGTCGTGGTCAGTACTGGCGACACGGCACTACCGTTGGCCCGATTCTTTAAGACTGTTTCCGTCCAGGTGACCG ACCCTCCCATAGTAGAGAGCGGCAAGTTGCACGTGCTTCAGAAGTCTGTGGTGTACGACAACACGACGGGACAGTGGCGATTGGTGGTGACGTGTGGCGACTTCACTTTCCTGGGCCACCCTCGTGTCCACGTCATCTGGACG ACCCCGGACGGCCACACGGTGGAGAGTTCCAGTGAACACAACGGTACATTCCGTCTGCTCCTGCCCAACCCTCCGTCTGGAGGTAACTACACCTGCTCTCTCCCGCCCCTCTCCCCAGCCACACGCTGTCTCCCGCCACTCTCCCCGCTGCTAGAGGGCGCCACTGTCACTGTGGATGAGGTTAAGGTAAGCTTCGCTCTGTTGGAGgccagacagggagagacagaggccCGGCTAGAGGCCaagcaaagagagacagaggcccGGCTAGAGGCCaagcaaagagagacagaggcccGGCTAGAGGCCaagcaaagagagacagaggcccGGCTAGAAGCCAGGCTGAGGGAGACAGAGGCCAAAGAGCAAAACATGTCTTCTGAAAACGCAAGGTTGCAGGCTGAGCTAGATGCAGTGAAGAAAGAAAACGACcagcaaaacaacacaacgGAGACACTCAAAGCCCGGCTTG CCACTGCCACGGTACGAGTCAGTTTCCACGCCATGCTGACCTCAGACTTCACTAGCAGCGGACCTCTCACGCCGTTCACTGTCATCACCAACGAAGGAAACGACTTCAGTTGTGCCACTGGAATCTTCATTGCACCAAGAAAGGGAACATACTTCTTTGCGGCGTCAGCGGGAACAGACAGCAGTGACAAGTATATGGACATGTTCCTACTGAAGGACGGTGTGGCCGTGTCACGGGCACTCGCACGACAGTACTCAGGTTACCACACGATGGGATCGGTGCAGGCCACGCTGTACCTCACGGCGGGTCAACGCGTCTGGCTGCACAGTGGTAGATCAGATTCATACTATTTCTCTGCCTTCACGTCGTTCACTGGATTCTTGCTCCTCGCCGACGACTAA